A single genomic interval of Centropristis striata isolate RG_2023a ecotype Rhode Island chromosome 8, C.striata_1.0, whole genome shotgun sequence harbors:
- the LOC131976662 gene encoding duodenase-1-like — MDALHRSLLLHLLTCLGQHAYAVINGEKAAEGSLPFMVSVQTRHNQHVCGGFLIRQDFVVTAAQCDRPDITHVVVGTNDLKKADGKKISIKEKCKDRSYTDVEEGYDIMLLKLSRKATLDNSITTIQLPSPTENIKDKTPCRVAGWGSTRTGGAVVDELRVVDVSIIKERVCEKEWGGHLPYHVICAGGNETKKGFCQGDAGGPLVCNGKAVGVASFNKNKNCDYPDAPNVYTDISKYITWIKKITGCCEHKPCEQKPCKKFFYNIQ, encoded by the exons ATGGACGCTCTGCACAGATCTCTGCTGCTTCACCTGCTGACATGTCTCGGACAACACG CATATGCGGTCATAAATGGAGAAAAGGCTGCGGAGGGGTCGTTGCCGTTTATGGTCTCAGTGCAGACCAGACATAATCAACATGTTTGTGGAGGATTCCTGATCCGTCAAGACTTTGTTGTTACTGCTGCACAGTGTGACAGGCC GGATATTACACATGTTGTTGTCGGCACCAACGATCTCAAGAAGgctgatggaaaaaaaatatctattaaAGAGAAATGCAAGGACCGATCTTACACGGATGTGGAAGAAGGTTATGACATCATGCTCCTCAAA ttgtCAAGGAAGGCTACACTGGACAACAGCATAACAACAATTCAGCTTCCAAGCCCTACAGAAAACATAAAAGATAAGACACCGTGCCGTGTAGCTGGGTGGGGTAGCACACGTACTGGTGGTGCAGTTGTTGATGAGCTGAGAGTGGTGGACGTGTCTATCATTAAAGAACGAGTCTGTGAGAAGGAGTGGGGCGGTCATCTTCCTTACCATGTCATCTGTGCAGGtggaaatgaaacaaaaaaaggattCTGTCAG ggtgatgCTGGTGGTCCTCTGGTCTGCAACGGGAAGGCTGTTGGTGTCGCGTctttcaacaagaacaaaaactGTGACTACCCAGATGCACCAAATGTCTATACTGACATATCTAAATACATTACTTGGATCAAAAAAATCACTGGATGTTGTGAGCACAAACCTTGTGAGCAAAAACCCTGCAAAAAGTTTTTCTACAACATACAGTGA